The Tenebrio molitor chromosome 7, icTenMoli1.1, whole genome shotgun sequence region TGCCTTTAAAATgctcgttttactcgcgttttaatctggcccactcatgccaaaaaaagcccaatttacacacgaacgagttgaatacaacggttttttgttcgacgagctccttaaaggctccaaatcgcttaaaatctttaaaattagcttgacgtttcgttttgacaagttgtgacatttatcaaaatccgttcacaccgtggagggagaaaagactggagttGGCATTTCCTATGTTGcccatgttaaaaatccgaaccctctaaaagcacgtgcaacaaccttttatgacccagtccacaatgcgctagataaagaagcacaatgcgcctggaaggaaggcgaaggaagccattggcctagcgtctatattcagaaaccttttatgactctgtagttttcgcgggcgggtacacttatttgaattagtgccatctccagtcttttctccctccacggttcacacaggagaaaattctcaaattttgacagtgtcgaacaaaaaaacgtattatTGGTTGCATTTAAACTTCGTCAGGATGTGAATCAGTTTGTATTATTACataaatttttacttgattttacaataaaattgatttatttctgttaattaatgtgtaggctGGAGAAGACGCACTCTTAAAGCATGAATgttgcaataaaatttgagaaaaacgTAGGAATCAATTGATAAGTAAGGTGAGGTCGCCAGATGTGCGACagctttttgaacaaaaaaaatcataatggTTGCCCCGACTGCCCATATCACCACCCTAAAAGGAAACCCCCAACTGTTCTTAAAtttacgagaaaaaaaaaggcaaattTTGACGCGTGTCTCACGCCGCGCCGATGGGCCAGGCTCGACAATCcgggttcaaatatttttgccggagttttttttttattactgaaagaaagaaaatgcATTACTGCAACCttgtttatgatttttttgttttttaattaaagtttgtaaattaaattaagttttaaaatttttattttttaacacctTTAGCCGACTggtccacaattttttttctcgtaaaTTTACGAGCGTTCCCTTTCAGGGTGGTGATATGGGCAGTCGGGGCAACCACCCTGATCTTTTCTGTTCAAAAAGCCATCCATAGAAGCCGTCGCACATCTGGCGACCTCTCCTGGTGAGTCTTAACGACGTCTTAAcccacttttaattttaaaaaaaggtatatgtaatcaaaataataCCTGTCGACCTGGATCAAagaagattttgaaaaaattagatAAAACAACAGCGCAAAACTGCTTTTGAGAatgaattttttcaacaacGCCGACACTAGACTAACAATTGCAACTGTATTGTTGGTCACTTAGGAATTAATTAATCTTAATAACTTCCTACTTCTGGGATAGTCACTAAAGTCAATTGTAAACAATTCTACTGTTACTTggtataaattataaaatgacgAGTTGTTtagttataaatgaaaaatgagcTTAATTTGTTACGGTTTGTTTTCGTTGAGCGAATTTACACGTATGCGGTTGTCTCACTACCTccggtatattttttaatcaataaagtgaaaattattaGATTATGCTGAAACTTGAATTATGTGAATACAAGAATATTTTCTAGGATGTTACGGGGGTTCCATGCGCCAATGACTTCTGTTCTGTGTCTGTCACGAAGGAAATTACTTTACCGACAAATCGGAATCGATCAAAGATGGGAACAGGTTAAGTACCAAAAAATCACACATTTCcaataatttattgaaataaaaaatttatttcatcgGCTACacatcaataattttatttattttcacaaTCTTCAATGCTCACGTCCATGACCGAaatcaatataaaaaaaaaccttaccgaGTGTAAcattgcaataaaaaattatgtccACCAGcggaacaataaaatataaaatgttagtacaaatatttacaaaaaaaaaaaaacatgcaaGACTTCGGCTCACtattatttgacaaattaaaattgcacGTGTACACGTTTAATTCGGGTATGAGATCCAACAGTGTTTGCAATTAAGGCCTTTCGTTAAGATGCCTTTTGTTAAGTAAAGAAatgatgtttcattttaaaaaagctaTAATGCTCTTGCTGCAATTGTTTCTCAGTTAAAAGCTACCCTTCCTAATTAAACTGAAATGGTTGGAGCGATCCCTAaagtaacaaaacaaaatggacaaATGCGGTTTATTTACAGTGGAGGAGAATGAGTTGTTCCTTCCCCAGTTAAGGTGTCAGTAAGGTAAGTAATTTTAAGGACGCGTGCAAGATACTGCTTTTCAACAGGAGTATTGACAGTCCAAGCCATCACCCTTACTCCCCTTTTCCGCCAATCCAAAACTGCCCTTCTAAAAATTACACAATGTCTACCAAAGCCGCCACAAGCGTCATTTTCTAAGTTTCTTGACCTTACCCAGAGACAACGTCCTTGTGGAGTAGGATAATGGACAGTCCCAAGATGTAATACGTTATTCTGTGTAAAGCCCATTCGTGCAAGATATCACAGAACTTTAATGTACAGTGTTTCCACCAATTGGTAGACCTTCGGGGTCCTTTACCTAAAGGAAAATTGTATGATTCGTAAGCGAAAGCGTGTGGTCTCCAAGCCAAAGAACAAACGATCTTTGGGTCGCCCTTTCTGatctgaaatttttataaatgggTGTGTAACATGCTATGTTTTGGATAATGCGACTCACAAGGTATATGATGATGGGGTAAAAAGAGGTGACCACAGCTCTAGAGTAAAGGGCGGGATGACGCTCAAAGAGGCTGTGAATGATTTttacaaactaaaaataaaaattcgtgAAGAAATATTGTTGAGTAATGCTGTTTTTGCAAAACAAGGTGGACACAAAAACCAgcaattataaaaacagtaagcaaaaaatctttagaCAAAAAgtatgttaattaatttttttatctaccCTGATAAATTTGGTGGCATTAGTAGTTACCTTCTTGTTGTGATCTTTAATGTCAATAAACATCCTCTGACCTGAAGCTAATAACTGTGTTACAGTTTGCTCTAAAGTAGGAATATTAGTTTTAGCAAAACGATccctgttaaaaaaaatattaaaaagccACTCTACACTTGTGATTTTGTGATCAAACCACCCAAACCTTCCCCTACTCACttgaataaatgttttacTGAGATATCGACACCAGACAAGTCAGCCCATTTATGCTCACTAATTTTCAAGTTCAAGTCTGTCATTCGCTTTAGAGTATCATCATGAAAAACAACAGGCACGTCATCTTTTGTCAGAGTTATATCAAACTCAATTGCATCACATCCTTTATCATTACACTGAAACAAAAACCCTGATCAGAGGACAAATCAATTGAAAAAACTGACCAAGTTGAAAGCTGCCAAACTGTTTTCTGGGGCGTCCAAACCCGCGCCTCTATGCGCCACGGTCTTCATCACGTAGTTGTCATCATTGGTTGTAACCAGGTGCGGATCTTTGCCGACGATCGCCTCGACGACGTCGGGGTTCGGTGCTGGCACACGTAAAAAGTACcccgaacaaaataaaattagtgcTAGGATTATTCCGAAGGGTAGGATGGTCCTCAAGATTTCTGTGAGCAGACTCCACGATCCGTAGAATGCGGCGACGGAAACCAGGGACGTGATGATTAGGTCTTTGAGTGGGGTTTGCAACATTTTCATTTGAGAGGTTAGGTTCGCTGCTTATTGCACATATAAGTAAATCTTGGGATCAGAAGGCACAcaagaaattttataatggATGATGAtggtttgataataaaaaataggaattttttggaaatgtcAGCGATTTTAAAGATGACACAAACACTACCCCCCACTGCACCTGTCagttttgacgtttgtttatTATCGCACACGCAGAGATCACGCACGGTCTACTGCATCACACGGATTGGACGTGGTCCAAGGTCTCCCAGATAATAATTACCAAGTTTtctaattaaaactttttatttattttactttcaaCTACTAAATATACAGTTACTGTGTCGAACAACAAAAATACGTTAAAGATTCAATAATACAGATGCTTTGGTTGTCTCTTTATGATTCTATTGTCtcttctaattttatttcttctttgaGAGACCGGTTGAACAtgagtaattttgttttggtgTTTACAAAAGATGTAGATATTTTCAGCTACGAGAAACAGAATTTCTATGGCACTGATGAAGCTAATTCCCAAGAACAGTGCCAAAGTTCCACCAAAAGAaactaaaatcaattttgtcaCTTGTCAAATACCAAAATCTTTGTTGAACCGAACTCACCGACCAAATCTTCAAACCCAAAAAGCACATCTCGATGAAATTTAGTAGTCGGGACTAATAAAGCCCACCTGAATGTGATTCTTTGCTCGAAATAACCATGTTCCCTATTaacgtattaaaaaaattgtttcttatTTTGTACAGAATGAGAATTCTTTTTACCATCTGGTTAATTTTGGAACTTGGGGAAAATATGTGATGATGTTGCACGGTTGAGGGCATTGACACCCTATTTGACTTGGCGGTTGAGTAATCCGGTCAGCATGTCTAGACAAGCAAATTAAGCCAGTCAGATTGCAAATTTTTCCACCTGAAAACACACAATTAtccttgaaaaattttaactcGAAGAGTATTGCCAAGGTTGTGGTAAAAGAAAGGTCTACACCCGCAAAGCTTTAGTGCCAGTTTATAACGACAGATCGTGTAGCAGATGCTGCTGCTGAACACCGGTACATCAGTGGATAAGGGTTCGTCGTAAAATCGACACTTCCTTTGTGAGGGCGTCAAATCTCGAAGGGCCAACGAGGCTTCAGTTTCCTGCATTCTGTAATTAATTTCGAGTTCTTCACTCTCGTGGATTATCAAAGGGGGCTCCGTTGTTGCGTGAACTATTTCCAAATAGGAGTGGACGTAGTACTGCAACCAACAATGAATTGAGATATCACTTTCTAGAGTTTATTCCACCTTGAGCGCAAGTTCTGGATCTGAATCGTATCGAGCATAGCACAAGCCGTTCAAGTAGTGACACCGCAAGATTCTCTGATTCTTGATAGCAGACGTGTTAAACTTCGTACCACTGAAACATATCTCTCGCAGTTCAATtcttataaaacaaaaagtagTACCTTAACGAGAGCAAATTGACAAACAAGGAATTAACCGAAAAACACATTCCCATTTCTGACATTATTAGGGTCCAGTTGGTCTTGTGCTTGACGTCGAATGAAACTAAAGTTCCGGAAAGGTCTGGATGTACCTTAAATTGTTCATTATTGTTGGCTGAAACAACACATTTGGCTTACTTTGACGGTCAAGTCAAGCATGTCGATGTGTTGCAAGTCAAGATCACTCCCGAATCTTTcaaattcttttaaatttcCGTAACTCACATTGCTTACAGTTCTTATGAAATCCACGTAGTACTCGTATTTGGTATCTGAAGGATTAACGCCCCATTTTCTGCCAGATGTGACAACATAAATCGATAAACTAATTAGAACTCACTCCATTATGTATTTGTCGGCTTTGCTCTTGTCTGTTTTGTCGATAAAACATCCAGTAGCTGCTGGAAGAGGATTTTCCCAGTTCCTGAAGTCTTTTTGTATTGACACTACTGTTGGGTTTGCCAAATAGCGCATCCAGTTTGAGTACGAAATCGCGATAGCTCCTCCGGCAGCTGTTGTAACCACTGTCAACCAAAATAAtctacaacaaaaaatataaaaattatttttatgttaaatatatttttacctCTCCAAAAAATGCAATTTCGATATTCCGATAATGTGCAAACCGTGGACAGTGGTCTGccttgaaaaattttgtatcaGATGAAAAAAACGCATTGTGATGTTGTATGGTAATCACAGAACCCAACAGTAATGAAGGATTAATCGAGCTGTATGCTTTTATAGCTGAAGATGAAGATGTGATAAGCAACAATAGTATTGTAAAAGGTTTACTAATGGACAATAAAATAGTCTTTCTGTTAtgttacttattttttgataaatgcaTTTCGATACTAGCTAATAAACAAATTgtatttacaaattaaacaaacaattCAAAGTAATTTATCGTGAAATAAAGTCgcttattattatcattaaagGTGTATTGTTGGATGCAGATGATCTcgcttaaaaaaattaattcaattaagtGTAATACATTTGTTATCGGAAATGTGTTTCCAGTAATCGATTGATATCTCTAATCTTAATTATTACTGCGACATATCCGCTCGTACTTATCACGTTTAGAAGAATGTGAAATCTAAGATAATTATCTTATCAGCGATAGTCATAAATGACATATCTTggatttaatataattttacaaaatagaaAGGTTGTAGAGATTCTGAAAGTGTAAAGGTGCAGTGCTACGATGATTTTGAGCTAATCGAAGAGTAATGATGGAGCCCATACACGAAGACAGTATTACCATAGATGAGAAACCCTTAGGGAACAAACCGTTCATATTAGAACAAAGTGAGATTCGGGAAGATTATGACATCAAGACGAAGACTTCACAAATTCACATCATCTTGCACAAATCATCAACAAGAGGAGTATTCTCTCTCCTAGTGTTTGCAATAGTGGTACCAGTTCTTGtgtattattttctaataGACAAAGGCCCGGTCGAAACTGATGATGGCAAAACTTGTTCggttacaaacacttacagaATAACGTGTGGAAGCAGACCAGGTAACTTCAGTTACTGTACGAGCATCCAATGTTGTTATGATAATACGACAAAGTTGTGCTACCACTATGTTCCTTCAAAGTACTACTACTTCAACAGCGAACCAACGGAAAAGGAAGTGGTTTATCAACGATCGTTGGAACAGTCACCGTTTGGAAAACAACTAACCCAGAACATTGCAGTGTCGGTTGACGAAATCGACGAAAACAATGTCCGGATCGTACTGCACGACCCTGGTGCTACTGTGGAAAAGAACACAGTCGCCGCCAAAAACTACTACTGGGAAGTTACGTCCGACCCTCTTTTTGTGGAAGTCTTTAGAGGGAATGACACGCAAGATATTCTACTGACCACAGCTAAAGGACCAACTATTATCTCTGACAAGTACTGGGAATGGTCGTTCCAGATGACCGACGAGTACTTGTTCGGTTTGGGACAAGTTTTGATAGATCTAGACGAGAATTCTACTCTTACGAAAGTAGTATACGGAAACGGAATAGACCACAACACTTTACCCGTCTTTATGGCGTACAAGAATGGAAATTATCACGGGTTAATAGTGAGGAACAGTGGTCCGCTGGAAGTGACAGTGCTTCCGTCAAATCTCGTCAGTCTCAAAAGCTTGGCTGGGGATAGAATTGTGTTGGAATTGAGTGTGGGGCCCACGCCACGAGATGTAATAAAGCAACAAAAGAAAGGTGAAGTGGGTGGTGTAGATCTTTGGACACTCGGGGTTCATCTTTGCAGGtaagaaatacaaaaaataggAAACtccttttaaaaattctttccAGAGAAGGACCAGACTTGAAGTTGAGATACCTCCTAGACGATTATAATGGTGACAGTGGTAAAACATTCCGGTACGAGTCTGACTGTCTGCACGAAAATTTGGTTACGGCCCTGAGATATGAAAATGAAGCGGAGGATGTCGACGAGATGCTTCAGACGATAACGAAGATGACAACAGAAGAGGGACGGCGGTTTATGTTGTCGCTGCCCCCACAGGTGAAGTGTTTTGTCGCACAAATATTTCTTATCACACTTGCTCATTTGATAAGATGTAAAAAGAGATAGTCTATCAGATTAGCTTGAATCATCGTGATTTTTAGGTCCCTTTCAATAGCGCTTTTTACAATGCTACCAAGGATCTCGACGTGTATTTTAAAAGCAAAGATGACGACTATCAAGGTCTATATTTCAACACCAGTGTGGTTTATCCCTATTTCAAACACGCGGCCATCAACGACTATACTCAACGTTTGTTGGAAGAAATGAAGAGTTATTTCCCCGACCAGTTACCCGACGTCTTGCTTTTGAACCACAACTGGCCGTTAGACGAGTCTTTCCAAATGAGAAGCTCGAAAAACTTTCAATATCTTTCAGAAGTAATGCACACAACATCACTAGTAGTTTTATTGCAACTGTATTTGTAGGGTTTAATCCAAGCGATGTCTTTAACTCTGCCTTGGAACGTCACCAGTGATGACCGACTACAAATCCTCGATCACAATGACTACGGAGCTTTGCAAGTTGAAAACGTCGTATCAATCTTTGGCCAAGACTCTTTCATCATGACCGCTTCTCACAACGCTGACACTCTACAGCCCGTCATGATCCAAAACGTGACCATCTCGTGGGTCAACTTCAAAAACGCCATCGCTAGCACATTATACAACAGTATTTTCGGCCATCCTTTGGTCGGCTTTCCCGTGTGCGGTTCAACAAGAAACTTTACTGAATCCTCTCACGACTCGTTGTGCATGAGGTGGTACTTGATGGCCTCCACCTCACCCATTTTCCGCATATCCTCCGACACACCAAGACGAGATCCAGAGGCGTTTCTGTCTCAAACCGTTACAAACACAGCTCTTGACGCTATTACACTCAGATACAAACTGCGGTACTACTTTTACACCATTTTGAACAGCGGAGAGCCTTTGATGAGACCCATGTTCTACGACTTTCCCAACGACAACAACACATTCAACCTAGTCGAGCAATACGCCGTCGGTGACATACTAGTCAAGCACCCCACACTGCCAAGTCAGACACAACTAAAGATCTATTTGCCCAAAAGTGTCAAAGTTTGGTACGAATTTTGGGGCGGAGACGCCTACGATCTCTCTTCCACCAACGAGACTGAGATAACGCTCACTATAGCGGAAACAGACTGGATCGCTTTTATACCAGAAGGGACAATCATTCCTCTGGTAGATGAGGTAGTTTTTACAATGTTTTAGTTCTTTTTGTACAATTCTTTGTTGCAGTCGGATGCCAATAAAACTCTCGTACAGTTGAAAGTTGGATTGAAATGTGACAACCAATCAAGTTGCGAAGCTTCTGGGTCTTTGATGATTGGTACagatttgttcatttttaattcgaCCGAGACAGATTTAACGATTCAAAGAGAGAAGAACGCAGAATATGACGAACAAGTCATTTACGAGTTGAACCaagtggaaatttttcacttgaATAACACACAAAAACTTGCAGCTTTCAGTCAAAATCTTGCAGAAATAGAGAGTTCGTGGTCGTCACCCTACAACTAGTAAGCAGTACTTTTAGTGTCAAGTTGTTCATGCGATAACTGTCATTATCtaataaaatgtatatttttgttacaaCTGACGTGTGGTCCGTTGCAATTacatgtaattataaaatctcaGCTCTACTGATTGTTGTCACATATTTACGGAAATTTAACCGTTGCGTACCCGTCCAGACCAGACCTATATGGTATATTAATTCATTACTTGtacagaaaataaatgtttttattcaaGTAAATACATTCTCTTTAATGTCCACCCTGTTCGCCAAACATTTGAATTATTTCCTCGTTGTGGGGATTGACAGGACCTAGAA contains the following coding sequences:
- the LOC138135474 gene encoding uncharacterized protein, encoding MMEPIHEDSITIDEKPLGNKPFILEQSEIREDYDIKTKTSQIHIILHKSSTRGVFSLLVFAIVVPVLVYYFLIDKGPVETDDGKTCSVTNTYRITCGSRPGNFSYCTSIQCCYDNTTKLCYHYVPSKYYYFNSEPTEKEVVYQRSLEQSPFGKQLTQNIAVSVDEIDENNVRIVLHDPGATVEKNTVAAKNYYWEVTSDPLFVEVFRGNDTQDILLTTAKGPTIISDKYWEWSFQMTDEYLFGLGQVLIDLDENSTLTKVVYGNGIDHNTLPVFMAYKNGNYHGLIVRNSGPLEVTVLPSNLVSLKSLAGDRIVLELSVGPTPRDVIKQQKKGEVGGVDLWTLGVHLCREGPDLKLRYLLDDYNGDSGKTFRYESDCLHENLVTALRYENEAEDVDEMLQTITKMTTEEGRRFMLSLPPQVPFNSAFYNATKDLDVYFKSKDDDYQGLYFNTSVVYPYFKHAAINDYTQRLLEEMKSYFPDQLPDVLLLNHNWPLDESFQMRSSKNFQYLSEGLIQAMSLTLPWNVTSDDRLQILDHNDYGALQVENVVSIFGQDSFIMTASHNADTLQPVMIQNVTISWVNFKNAIASTLYNSIFGHPLVGFPVCGSTRNFTESSHDSLCMRWYLMASTSPIFRISSDTPRRDPEAFLSQTVTNTALDAITLRYKLRYYFYTILNSGEPLMRPMFYDFPNDNNTFNLVEQYAVGDILVKHPTLPSQTQLKIYLPKSVKVWYEFWGGDAYDLSSTNETEITLTIAETDWIAFIPEGTIIPLVDESDANKTLVQLKVGLKCDNQSSCEASGSLMIGTDLFIFNSTETDLTIQREKNAEYDEQVIYELNQVEIFHLNNTQKLAAFSQNLAEIESSWSSPYN
- the LOC138135485 gene encoding sodium channel protein Nach-like; its protein translation is MRFFHLIQNFSRQTTVHGLHIIGISKLHFLERLFWLTVVTTAAGGAIAISYSNWMRYLANPTVVSIQKDFRNWENPLPAATGCFIDKTDKSKADKYIMEKWGVNPSDTKYEYYVDFIRTVSNVSYGNLKEFERFGSDLDLQHIDMLDLTVKVHPDLSGTLVSFDVKHKTNWTLIMSEMGMCFSVNSLFVNLLSLSGTKFNTSAIKNQRILRCHYLNGLCYARYDSDPELALKYYVHSYLEIVHATTEPPLIIHESEELEINYRMQETEASLALRDLTPSQRKCRFYDEPLSTDVPVFSSSICYTICRYKLALKLCGCRPFFYHNLGGKICNLTGLICLSRHADRITQPPSQIGCQCPQPCNIITYFPQVPKLTRWEHGYFEQRITFRWALLVPTTKFHRDVLFGFEDLVVSFGGTLALFLGISFISAIEILFLVAENIYIFCKHQNKITHVQPVSQRRNKIRRDNRIIKRQPKHLYY
- the LOC138135496 gene encoding glycerophosphodiester phosphodiesterase 1, with translation MKMLQTPLKDLIITSLVSVAAFYGSWSLLTEILRTILPFGIILALILFCSGYFLRVPAPNPDVVEAIVGKDPHLVTTNDDNYVMKTVAHRGAGLDAPENSLAAFNLCNDKGCDAIEFDITLTKDDVPVVFHDDTLKRMTDLNLKISEHKWADLSGVDISVKHLFKDRFAKTNIPTLEQTVTQLLASGQRMFIDIKDHNKKFVKIIHSLFERHPALYSRAVVTSFYPIIIYLIRKGDPKIVCSLAWRPHAFAYESYNFPLGKGPRRSTNWWKHCTLKFCDILHEWALHRITYYILGLSIILLHKDVVSGRAVLDWRKRGVRVMAWTVNTPVEKQYLARVLKITYLTDTLTGEGTTHSPPL